From the Fusobacterium ulcerans ATCC 49185 genome, the window GATACAAGTGAAGTTTATATGTCAGATGAGTTGAAAATAAATGTTACTACAGAAGAATTAGAAGGAAATACAACAAGCCTTGTTGGAGTTACTAATGGAGGAAAATTAATTTTGGGAGAAAATACCAAAATAAATATTGCAGCAAATGGAAATGTTGCTTCAAATTCAATAACTTATGGAGTATATCTTAATGGGACATCATTAACTCATTTTGGAAGAGGAAGTGAAATAAATGTTTCAGCTTCAGCAGGATTTGTAGCAGGAATTAGTACAAATTTTAGTGAAATTAATGATAACTATGGTATTGTTATTGGAGATAACGTAAAAATAAAAGCAGAAGTAACAAATGCAGTGAGTGGAAATAATAATCAGGCACTAGGGATTTATAGTGTTACTGGAAATACAGTAACAATTGGGAACGATTTAATAATAGAAACAGAAATAAATCTTTTTAATGGAGCAACTGGTGGATCTTATGCAATCAAAAATGTAAAGAATGGGAAAATGATAATAGGAAATAATGCAATATTAAGTACAAAAGGAAATAATGCAACTTCACAGTCAGCAATATATAATAATACAAATTCAAATTTTGAAATAGGAAATGGAGCTAAAATAACATCTGTTCTTAATTCAGAAAATCAAAAAAATTCTGCATATACTGTTTATAATTCTGGAAATTCAACAATGAATATAGGGACAGACTCTGAGATAAATGTAAAAGGAAGTAATGCAAGACAAGTGTCAGCAGTATATAATGGATTATCTTCAGAACTTGTGATAGAAGATAAGAGTATTATAACAGCTTGGGCAGAAAATACTAATTTTCTAATGGGATTGTATAATAATAGTGGTGGAAAAATGAAGATAGGAAATGAAGGAAAAATAACTTCAATTTTCAATTCAAAAAATCAAGAAAATACTGCTCATTCTGTATATAATATGAAAGGTTCAATGTTGAATATTGGAAAAAATTCTGAAATAAATGTAATAGGAAAAGATGCAAATCAAATATCAGCAGTATATAATAGTGATTCATCTTCAGAGTTGGTAATAGAAGATGGAGGAACTATAACAGCTTTGGGAGAAAATACTGCTTTTGTAGTAGGAATGCATAACACAAAGGAAGGAAAAATGAAGATAGGAAATGAAGGAAAAATAACTTCAATTCTTAACTCAAAGGATCAAGAGAATAAGGCTTATTCTGTATATAACAAGGAAGGTTCAATGTTGAATATTGGAAAAAATTCTGAAATAAATGTAATGGGAAAAGATGCAAATCAAATATCAGCAGTATGCAATCGTGATTCATCTTCAGAGTTGGTAATAGAAGATGGAGGAATTATAACAGCTTCAGGGGAAAATACTAATTTTATAATGGGGTTGTATAACATGAATGAGGGGAAAATGAAGATAGGAAATGAAGGAAAAATAACTTCAATTATTGATTCAAAAGATCAAAAGAATTCTGCTTATTCTGTATATAATACAGGAAATTCAACATTAAATATAGGGAAAAATTCTGAAATAAATGTAATGGGAAAAGGTGCAAGACAGATCTCAGCGGTGTATAATAACGGAGCATCTTCAGAGTTGATAATAGAAGAAGGGGGAACTATAACAGCTTCAGGAGAAAATACTGTTTTTGTAATGGGATTATACAGTGAGAATAGTGGAAGTATTAAAATAGGAGATAGAGTAAAGATTATATCAAGTCTGGATTCTATAGGTCAAGAGAATAATGTTTTTGGAATTAGCAATACAAAAAATTCAACATTAAATATAGGGGAAAAAGCTGAAATAAGTGCAGTAGGAAAAGATGCAAATCAGGTAGTAGCAGTATATAATGGTGGTTCATCTTCAAAACTTACAATAGAGAATGGAAGTATAATAACTGCTTCAGGATTGGGAAATAATAATATAATAGGAGCAGTATGGAATGAAGAAGGAAATATAAAACTTAATGGAGGAACCAGCATATATTCAGATGGATATGCAGTATATAATGAGAATGGGAGTGTATCAATAGAAGATGAAGGATACAGTAAAAAAATTCAAGGGGATATATTCTCAACAAAAGCTGGGGCTGTAACAGACATCTTATTAGATACTGATGATTCATATTTAGAAGGAGCTTCTTTTAAAAATAATGGAGGCATATTTAATTTTGGATTAAAAAATAATGCAGTATGGTATGTTCCACAAAATAGTGCAGTAACAAATTTTGATATAGAAAATGGAATAGTAGATATGACACAGAATTACAGTGGAGAAACTATCAAAGGAAAACAGGTTATATCAATTGATAAGACATCTGGAAGTGGAGGAACATATATTATGGATATATCTCCAGAAGATAGAGATCAGACAGGAGATAAAACAGATGGTATCAATATAGAAAAAGCAGATGCAGCACAAAAAAATTATATTCAAGCAGGAAAAACTTCTATTACAGGTTTAGTAAATCATAATTTTTCTGACAAAGAAAGCTCTTCTATTAAGATAGCTTCTGCAGATAAAAATGTAACTTTTGAAGGAACTAAATTTACAGACACAGCAAGTATATATGATTATGTATTGTCACTTGAAGAAAATATAAAAGGAGAAGCAGGAGAAAAGAATACATGGTATGTAACTGGAGTAGAGAAGCAAGAAGGAGAAGTAATAAAAAATATAGAAACTGCAATAACTTTAAATTATATGAGTGCTGTGTCATCACGTTCAGAATTAAATTCTGTCCATAAAAGACTTGGTGAGATACATAATGGTACTTCTGAAAATGGTACATGGGCAGGAACATCAAGTGGACAAATGGAGCACAATAAGTCATCTGAAAAATTTAAAAATGAATACAATGCATTGCAGATAGGATATGATAAGAGAAAAGAAACAGAAAAAAGAAGTATTTTTACAGGGTTTGCAGTACATAAAAAAGAGGGAAAAACAGATTTCAAAAATGGGGATGGTAAAAATTATGATATAGGAATATCTCTATATAAATCTTTTGTAATGGAGGATAATAGCTATGCAAATTTAGTAGTTAAATATAGTTATATAAATAATGAACATAAAAATTATACAAGTGATATGCAGGAAATGAAAACTGATTATGATACATGGTCAGGGAGTATAAGTTTTGAGTATGGAAAAAAATATACAAAGAATAGCTGGTATATGATCCCACAAATGCAAATGGACTATACATTTGTAAAAGGAGCTGATTATGCAATGAACAGTGGTATAAAAGTAGAGCAGAAAAATATTAACAGCTTGGTGGGAAGAGCAGGAATGTATGCAGGTTATGATTTTGAAAGAAGCAGTCATTTTATAAAAACAGGAATACTACAGGAATTTTCAGGAGATTATGGAGCTAGAATAACGGGCATAGATACAACAGTAAATAAAAAATATAAAGGGAAAGATACATGGCTGGAAGCAGGTATAGGAGGATATTTTGAAGTAGGAAAAACAGGAACAACAAATATATATTACAATATAGAAAAAACATTTGGAAGTAAATTTGAAAGAAATTGGCAAGTAAGTTTAGGATTGAGAATAAAATTTTGATTAAAAAATTAGTTGAAGAGTATTAAGAAAAATATTGTATATAATTATATGAAAAACTACACCCAGAATTAAGATAAAGGGTGTAGTTTTTTTGTAGTAAGTTAAAATAAATAGAAAATTATAAATTGTTTTACAAGGTAATTTTACAGTGCCTATAGAATATTACACTTGAGAATATCTTTGATTATTTGTTCTTTTGTAATGCCATTTTCATTCATGATTTCTTTTACATCATATCTATCAATAAATTCTTTCTTGAAGCCATAATTTTTAACTTTCATATCTGCTGTTCCATAGAAAGATGCTATTTTTTCTCCAAATCCACCATTTAAGATACCATCTTCTAAAGTGATAATCATATCATGATTATTTTGAAGTTCTTGAAGCATTGTTTCATCAAGTCCTGTAATATATCTTGGGTTAATCAATGTAGGTATAAATCCAAGTTCCTTTTCTATCTCTTTTGAAACTTCTTCTCCCAATTGATAGAAATCTCCTAATGCTAGTATTGCCACTTTGCTTCCTTTTACATCCAGCTGATATTTATTAATATTGCTGTAATTAGTATCAACGTGTCTATTGTCTGATATAACATCATTACTAGGAATACGAATTGCCACAGGATATTGAGTTTGTTCTATACTCCAGTCCAGCATAGCAAGATATTCATCTTTAGAAGTAGGTGCCAGATAAACAATATTAGGAATATTTGAAATCAATGGAATATCAAAAATACCTAAGTGTGTAACATCGTTCATGCTGTAAATAGATGCTCCATTTACTAGAATAGTTGCAGGATTATTGTTAATGCATAAATCTTGTGATATTTGATCATATGTTCTTTGGATAAAGCTTGAATATGTAGCAAATACTGGTTTGCAGCCATTTTTAGCAATTCCTGAAATCATAGCAACAGCATGTTCTTCAGCAATTCCAACATCTATAAATTGTTTTCCTGCTTCTTTTCTTTTTTCAGAAGTAAATCCAATATTAGTTGGAACACCTGCAACAACAGCAGTTACTTTAGGATCTTTTTTCATTTTATTCAATAGATATTCCCCAGTTATTGAACCATAATCTTCACCAAAAGACAGTGATACATTTCCTGTTTCTATATCAAATGGGAAGTTCCAGTGCCAGTTTTCTTTGTTTTCTTCAGCAAATTTATATCCTTTACCTTTTTGAGTATTGATATGAACAACTATTGGGTGATCAATATCTTTTACTTTTGTAAATGCTTCAATTAATTTTTCAATATCATTTCCTTCGTTTTCATAGATATAGTCTAATCCCATTGCTTTAAAGAAATTACATTCGTTAGCTCCATTGCTTTCTCTAAGTTTTTTTAGATTCTTGTATAATCCTCCATGGTTTTCAGCAATAGACATATCATTATCATTGACAATAATGATGAAATTACTCTTTAATTCTCCAGCAAAATCCAGTCCTTCTAATGCTTCTCCGCCGCTTAGAGAACCATCTCCAATAACAGCAATAATATTTTCAGCATCATTTTTTAAATCTCTTGCTTTTGCTAGACCGGAAGCTAGACTGACAGATGTTGAAGTATGTCCTATATTAAACATATCATGCTCACTTTCTTCAGGATTTGTATATCCTGAAACATCATGAAAACGTTCTTCATAAAGATAAGCATCTTTTCTTCCAGTAAGCATTTTATGAGGATAGCTTTGGTGAGATACATCAAATACAAATTTATCTATTGGAGAGTTGAAAACATAATGCATAGCAATTATTGCTTCAACCATTCCAAGATTTGGGCCTATATGTCCTCCAGTTTTGCTCAGTTTATTAAGCAGGGCAGTTCTCATTTCAGTTGCCAATTTTTTTAATTCTTCAATATTCATTCCTTTTAAATCTTTTGGACTGTTTATTTTTTCTAAATACATATCTTTTTCTCCTTATACAATAATATTTTTTGATTTATTTCTTGATATATCAAGTCTAACATCTGGAGTGGACTCTAGGTCAAGAATTAATTTTAATTTTTTTTATTGTGATAAAAATCCCTTCCAAATATTATTTGAAA encodes:
- a CDS encoding 1-deoxy-D-xylulose-5-phosphate synthase codes for the protein MYLEKINSPKDLKGMNIEELKKLATEMRTALLNKLSKTGGHIGPNLGMVEAIIAMHYVFNSPIDKFVFDVSHQSYPHKMLTGRKDAYLYEERFHDVSGYTNPEESEHDMFNIGHTSTSVSLASGLAKARDLKNDAENIIAVIGDGSLSGGEALEGLDFAGELKSNFIIIVNDNDMSIAENHGGLYKNLKKLRESNGANECNFFKAMGLDYIYENEGNDIEKLIEAFTKVKDIDHPIVVHINTQKGKGYKFAEENKENWHWNFPFDIETGNVSLSFGEDYGSITGEYLLNKMKKDPKVTAVVAGVPTNIGFTSEKRKEAGKQFIDVGIAEEHAVAMISGIAKNGCKPVFATYSSFIQRTYDQISQDLCINNNPATILVNGASIYSMNDVTHLGIFDIPLISNIPNIVYLAPTSKDEYLAMLDWSIEQTQYPVAIRIPSNDVISDNRHVDTNYSNINKYQLDVKGSKVAILALGDFYQLGEEVSKEIEKELGFIPTLINPRYITGLDETMLQELQNNHDMIITLEDGILNGGFGEKIASFYGTADMKVKNYGFKKEFIDRYDVKEIMNENGITKEQIIKDILKCNIL
- a CDS encoding autotransporter outer membrane beta-barrel domain-containing protein, which translates into the protein MKKNSKKRFKEKIKVTLKILVLFVIIKNIGYSEENLQDIEMGIEIKNKSNEVIDVSDINLGAYKEVNGLKIENSENISVNIDEINTILNKKTGTISSVLYGKGLINDTSEVYMSDELKINVTTEELEGNTTSLVGVTNGGKLILGENTKINIAANGNVASNSITYGVYLNGTSLTHFGRGSEINVSASAGFVAGISTNFSEINDNYGIVIGDNVKIKAEVTNAVSGNNNQALGIYSVTGNTVTIGNDLIIETEINLFNGATGGSYAIKNVKNGKMIIGNNAILSTKGNNATSQSAIYNNTNSNFEIGNGAKITSVLNSENQKNSAYTVYNSGNSTMNIGTDSEINVKGSNARQVSAVYNGLSSELVIEDKSIITAWAENTNFLMGLYNNSGGKMKIGNEGKITSIFNSKNQENTAHSVYNMKGSMLNIGKNSEINVIGKDANQISAVYNSDSSSELVIEDGGTITALGENTAFVVGMHNTKEGKMKIGNEGKITSILNSKDQENKAYSVYNKEGSMLNIGKNSEINVMGKDANQISAVCNRDSSSELVIEDGGIITASGENTNFIMGLYNMNEGKMKIGNEGKITSIIDSKDQKNSAYSVYNTGNSTLNIGKNSEINVMGKGARQISAVYNNGASSELIIEEGGTITASGENTVFVMGLYSENSGSIKIGDRVKIISSLDSIGQENNVFGISNTKNSTLNIGEKAEISAVGKDANQVVAVYNGGSSSKLTIENGSIITASGLGNNNIIGAVWNEEGNIKLNGGTSIYSDGYAVYNENGSVSIEDEGYSKKIQGDIFSTKAGAVTDILLDTDDSYLEGASFKNNGGIFNFGLKNNAVWYVPQNSAVTNFDIENGIVDMTQNYSGETIKGKQVISIDKTSGSGGTYIMDISPEDRDQTGDKTDGINIEKADAAQKNYIQAGKTSITGLVNHNFSDKESSSIKIASADKNVTFEGTKFTDTASIYDYVLSLEENIKGEAGEKNTWYVTGVEKQEGEVIKNIETAITLNYMSAVSSRSELNSVHKRLGEIHNGTSENGTWAGTSSGQMEHNKSSEKFKNEYNALQIGYDKRKETEKRSIFTGFAVHKKEGKTDFKNGDGKNYDIGISLYKSFVMEDNSYANLVVKYSYINNEHKNYTSDMQEMKTDYDTWSGSISFEYGKKYTKNSWYMIPQMQMDYTFVKGADYAMNSGIKVEQKNINSLVGRAGMYAGYDFERSSHFIKTGILQEFSGDYGARITGIDTTVNKKYKGKDTWLEAGIGGYFEVGKTGTTNIYYNIEKTFGSKFERNWQVSLGLRIKF